A window from Neorhizobium sp. NCHU2750 encodes these proteins:
- a CDS encoding GMC family oxidoreductase — MPGDLSPAARSDRTRTMANTSYDADLIVIGSGVMGGIVASQLAKAGKKVIILEAGPRVERREIVETFRNAPVKLSLANAKLQGAGSPFPSMPWAPSTYGDYLQYEGPVKYNTSYLRVVGGTTWHFGSALWRMIPNDFKLQSLYGRGRDWPIGYDDLEQYYNKAELELGVTGVDGQDESGQGGSPMPPRSMPFPMKQLNKSYMFQTLADKLSVGGFNPVLEPHGRASRPYGNRPVCAGNNNCNPVCPIGAKYDGTQHIDLAERHGAKVLDNSVVYNIEAGDDGKITAVWYMKPDGSKHKLTAPYFVLAAYGIESAKLLLMSTSEKYPNGIANSSDQVGRNLMDHTGISMNMLTKEDMWPGEGPTELLVYLNQRDGAFRKDYPSYKIKVRNTVPTSQMTEGFIKKGILGSKLDEQIRKYSARSLNWAIDFEPLPLPENRVTPSKTKFDALGLPVPVLYYSVTDYWNAGRDRGLEDLNKIAQLLDAEVLSTDVKWQNRQHVMGTTRMGNDPKDSVVDSDCRTHDHKNMFIAGTSVMPSASCMNPTLTGAALSVRIAEQLIKEI; from the coding sequence ATGCCTGGGGACCTAAGCCCGGCAGCAAGATCTGACAGGACAAGAACAATGGCTAACACATCATATGATGCGGACCTGATCGTCATCGGTTCGGGGGTCATGGGCGGTATCGTTGCATCCCAGCTCGCCAAGGCCGGCAAGAAGGTGATCATTCTTGAGGCCGGCCCGCGCGTCGAACGCCGCGAGATCGTCGAAACCTTCCGCAATGCTCCAGTCAAGCTCTCGCTCGCCAATGCCAAGCTGCAGGGCGCCGGCTCGCCGTTTCCCAGCATGCCCTGGGCGCCATCCACGTATGGTGACTACCTTCAGTACGAAGGCCCGGTCAAATACAACACGTCCTACCTGCGCGTCGTCGGCGGCACGACCTGGCACTTCGGTTCGGCTCTCTGGCGCATGATCCCGAATGACTTCAAGCTGCAGTCGCTTTACGGTCGCGGGCGTGACTGGCCGATTGGTTATGACGACCTCGAGCAGTATTACAACAAGGCGGAACTGGAACTTGGCGTCACCGGTGTCGACGGTCAGGATGAAAGCGGCCAGGGCGGTAGCCCGATGCCGCCCCGTTCCATGCCCTTCCCGATGAAGCAGCTGAACAAGAGCTATATGTTCCAGACGCTTGCGGACAAGCTTTCGGTGGGCGGCTTCAATCCGGTTCTGGAGCCGCATGGCCGCGCCTCGCGCCCCTATGGCAACCGCCCGGTCTGCGCCGGCAACAACAACTGCAATCCGGTCTGTCCGATCGGTGCCAAGTATGACGGCACCCAGCATATCGATCTCGCCGAACGCCATGGCGCAAAGGTTCTCGACAACTCGGTTGTCTACAACATCGAGGCTGGTGATGACGGCAAGATCACGGCCGTCTGGTACATGAAGCCGGACGGTTCAAAGCACAAGCTGACGGCGCCCTATTTCGTTCTCGCCGCCTATGGCATTGAATCGGCCAAGCTGCTCTTGATGTCGACCTCGGAGAAATATCCGAACGGCATCGCCAACTCGTCGGATCAGGTCGGACGTAACCTCATGGACCACACCGGCATCAGCATGAACATGCTGACCAAGGAGGACATGTGGCCGGGCGAAGGTCCGACGGAACTTCTGGTCTATCTGAACCAGCGTGACGGCGCTTTCCGCAAGGACTACCCGAGCTACAAGATCAAGGTTCGCAACACGGTTCCGACCTCGCAGATGACCGAAGGCTTCATCAAGAAGGGCATTCTGGGCTCAAAGCTCGACGAACAGATCCGCAAATACTCGGCGCGTTCGCTGAACTGGGCGATCGACTTCGAGCCGCTGCCGCTGCCGGAAAACCGCGTCACGCCATCCAAGACGAAGTTCGATGCGCTTGGCCTGCCGGTTCCTGTTCTCTACTACAGCGTCACCGACTACTGGAACGCCGGTCGCGACCGTGGCCTCGAGGACCTGAACAAGATCGCCCAGCTGCTCGATGCCGAGGTGCTTTCGACGGACGTCAAGTGGCAGAACCGCCAGCATGTCATGGGCACGACGCGGATGGGCAACGATCCGAAGGACTCCGTTGTCGACAGCGATTGCCGCACCCACGACCACAAGAACATGTTCATCGCCGGTACCAGCGTCATGCCCTCGGCATCCTGCATGAACCCTACATTGACGGGCGCGGCGCTCAGCGTTCGTATCGCAGAGCAGCTCATCAAGGAAATCTGA
- a CDS encoding sugar dehydrogenase complex small subunit — MPFDPSSPATFGHRFSRRSFLRTTAALGGLAMAASLGTPLSAAAADDSVASFTQLSEFLTGYSLDPVLGARFLAALKKRDAHFDASMASLSQLIKQSGVPNMDGFLALTGTDPALTKAATKIVSAWYLGVVGDPEDAELITYAEALMYRPTKGILPIPTYGPGPNAWGPKPGSKI; from the coding sequence ATGCCTTTCGATCCTTCTTCCCCGGCCACTTTTGGCCACCGTTTTTCTCGGCGCAGCTTCCTGCGAACGACTGCCGCTCTTGGCGGTCTCGCGATGGCTGCCAGTCTGGGGACGCCACTTTCGGCCGCTGCGGCGGATGACAGTGTCGCCTCCTTCACGCAGCTCTCGGAATTCCTGACCGGGTATTCTCTCGATCCGGTTCTTGGGGCCCGCTTCCTGGCGGCGCTGAAGAAGCGGGATGCCCATTTCGATGCCAGCATGGCGTCGCTGTCGCAACTGATCAAGCAGTCCGGCGTCCCCAATATGGACGGTTTCCTGGCCTTGACAGGTACCGATCCGGCACTGACCAAGGCTGCGACCAAGATCGTGTCGGCCTGGTATCTTGGTGTCGTCGGCGATCCTGAGGACGCCGAGCTCATCACCTATGCCGAAGCGCTGATGTACCGCCCGACCAAGGGCATTCTTCCCATTCCGACCTATGGTCCCGGCCCCAATGCCTGGGGACCTAAGCCCGGCAGCAAGATCTGA
- a CDS encoding amidase, with product MTTVMSWAEWFARDGVGLADMVKKGEVSASELAAQAAEGIRAVNPDICGVIEIFDDAVADATANGTDPQGAFAGLPFLLKDLGPTVAGRLQEQGSLYMKGNRPTADTFLTTKMKAAGLNIIGRTTTPEFGCCSSAENPAMYITRNPWDTDYTSCGSSAGSSVMVGAGVVPLAHATDGGGSIRIPAGTNGAIGLKSSRGTFSIAPTNSDFTSVVSTQGCITRSVRDTAAFVDNCRGPAPGEFMPYWRPETSFLEAIGCDPKPLRIAVSHEWGPYRSTSHIAAELDRVAHFLEGLGHHVEWVVPDIDFEKAYTAQTTCYITNFAQTVNNLLRMRSLDKPPADLIEPMNIRIWEQGKDATFTERADMQLAFNETSRAFGAFFENWDIILTPVTARETPPIGTTEYLTLTDNPSARDWFFNLWGYFAYTPFNNLCGTPALSLPLAKHANGLPLGMQVQAGLGNDGLLLQLGAQIERAIDGKWNLGDLPKVHVTKLP from the coding sequence ATGACGACGGTAATGAGCTGGGCCGAATGGTTTGCCAGGGATGGTGTCGGCCTTGCGGACATGGTGAAGAAGGGCGAGGTCAGCGCGTCCGAGCTTGCGGCCCAGGCCGCCGAAGGCATCAGGGCGGTCAACCCAGACATATGCGGCGTCATCGAGATCTTCGACGATGCGGTCGCCGATGCGACGGCGAATGGTACTGATCCTCAAGGTGCCTTTGCCGGCCTGCCATTCCTGCTCAAGGATCTCGGGCCGACGGTTGCCGGCAGGCTGCAGGAGCAGGGATCGCTCTACATGAAGGGAAACCGGCCGACAGCCGATACCTTTCTGACCACGAAGATGAAGGCTGCGGGGCTCAATATCATCGGCCGCACGACGACGCCGGAATTCGGTTGCTGCAGCTCGGCCGAAAATCCGGCCATGTATATTACCCGCAACCCCTGGGATACCGATTATACGAGCTGTGGTTCCTCTGCCGGCTCATCGGTCATGGTCGGCGCCGGTGTGGTGCCTCTGGCCCATGCCACGGATGGCGGTGGCTCCATCCGCATCCCTGCCGGCACCAATGGTGCCATCGGGCTCAAATCCTCCCGGGGTACCTTTTCCATCGCGCCGACCAATTCGGATTTCACTTCTGTCGTGTCGACACAGGGATGCATCACCCGTTCGGTGCGCGACACCGCCGCCTTCGTCGACAATTGCCGGGGACCTGCTCCGGGCGAATTCATGCCGTACTGGCGGCCGGAAACTTCCTTCCTTGAGGCGATCGGATGCGATCCGAAGCCGCTTCGCATTGCCGTGTCGCATGAGTGGGGACCGTATAGATCGACATCGCATATTGCGGCGGAGCTGGACCGTGTCGCGCATTTTCTCGAAGGTCTAGGCCATCACGTGGAATGGGTGGTGCCGGATATCGATTTCGAGAAGGCCTATACGGCGCAGACGACCTGCTACATCACCAATTTTGCCCAGACGGTGAATAACCTTCTGCGCATGCGCAGTCTCGATAAACCGCCTGCCGATCTCATCGAGCCGATGAACATCCGAATCTGGGAACAGGGCAAGGATGCGACCTTTACCGAAAGGGCGGACATGCAGTTAGCCTTCAACGAGACGTCACGCGCCTTCGGAGCGTTCTTCGAAAACTGGGACATCATCCTGACGCCGGTGACTGCCCGCGAAACGCCGCCGATCGGCACGACAGAATATCTGACGCTCACCGACAATCCATCGGCGCGGGACTGGTTCTTCAATCTCTGGGGCTATTTTGCCTATACGCCCTTCAACAATCTCTGCGGCACGCCGGCGCTCTCATTGCCACTGGCCAAGCACGCCAATGGCCTGCCTCTTGGCATGCAAGTACAGGCCGGGCTCGGCAATGACGGCCTGTTGCTGCAGCTCGGGGCGCAGATCGAGCGGGCCATTGATGGCAAATGGAATCTCGGCGACCTGCCGAAGGTGCATGTCACCAAACTCCCCTGA
- a CDS encoding cytochrome c, giving the protein MPTPNISPRSSFSRALVAPISASFRSAILCLGTLAATSSVVLADDNSDLVARGRYLATAADCAACHTAPRGGAPFAGGYGIDTPLGKIFSTNITPSKEDGIGSYSEADFARAVREGVAKDGSHLYPAMPYTAYSKITDDDMKALYAYFMHEVKPDDHKPQQTELPFPFSVRSSMAVWNLLFLGQDRFKPNPAKSAEWNRGAYLAEALEHCSTCHTPRNTLMAEASGQSLAGGSIGSWYAPNITSDKVSGIGGWSDEDLTQYLKTGHVAGKAQAAGPMAEAVENSLQHLSDDDIKAIVTYLKDTPAISSGDKQSRSDLGKPSTEAEAALRGTPGQEIGENGFHVFTGSCAACHQVDGQGNDHYPSLFHNTATGGDRPDNLVSTILYGLHRTVGETETFMPAFGPDASFTDRLSDRDIADVSNYVLSHYGNSAVKVTPTDVARIRDGGEKPMIVELAPFAGPIAVGVVVFVIALITWLALRRRSQPALG; this is encoded by the coding sequence ACCGATTTCGGCCTCGTTCCGATCCGCGATTCTCTGTCTTGGCACGCTGGCGGCAACGTCCAGCGTGGTCTTGGCCGACGACAATTCGGACCTTGTCGCAAGGGGGCGTTATCTCGCAACCGCAGCCGATTGCGCTGCCTGTCACACCGCGCCACGTGGCGGAGCGCCTTTCGCGGGCGGCTATGGCATCGATACGCCGCTTGGCAAGATCTTCTCCACCAACATCACTCCTTCGAAGGAAGACGGTATCGGCAGCTACAGCGAAGCGGATTTCGCCCGCGCCGTGCGTGAAGGCGTGGCGAAGGACGGTAGCCACCTTTATCCGGCCATGCCTTACACGGCCTATTCCAAGATCACCGATGACGACATGAAGGCGCTCTATGCCTATTTCATGCACGAGGTGAAGCCGGACGACCACAAGCCGCAGCAGACCGAACTGCCGTTCCCGTTCTCGGTCCGCAGCTCGATGGCGGTCTGGAACCTGTTGTTCCTTGGCCAAGACCGCTTCAAGCCGAACCCGGCCAAGTCTGCCGAATGGAACCGTGGCGCCTACCTTGCCGAAGCGCTGGAGCATTGCAGCACTTGTCACACGCCGCGCAATACGTTGATGGCGGAAGCAAGCGGTCAGTCTTTGGCTGGTGGTTCGATCGGCTCCTGGTATGCTCCCAATATCACCTCGGACAAGGTTTCCGGTATCGGCGGCTGGTCGGATGAGGATCTGACCCAATACCTCAAGACAGGTCACGTGGCGGGCAAGGCTCAGGCCGCAGGTCCGATGGCGGAAGCCGTCGAGAATAGCCTTCAGCACCTGTCCGACGACGATATCAAGGCGATTGTCACCTATCTCAAGGATACGCCGGCGATCTCGTCCGGCGACAAGCAGTCCCGCAGCGATCTCGGCAAGCCTTCGACGGAAGCCGAAGCGGCGTTGCGCGGTACTCCTGGACAGGAGATCGGAGAAAACGGCTTCCACGTCTTTACCGGTAGCTGCGCGGCCTGCCACCAGGTGGATGGCCAGGGCAACGATCACTATCCGTCGCTGTTCCACAACACGGCAACCGGCGGTGACCGTCCGGACAATCTCGTTTCGACCATCCTTTACGGTCTGCATCGCACGGTTGGTGAGACTGAGACCTTCATGCCTGCCTTTGGCCCGGATGCCTCCTTCACCGATCGCCTGTCGGATCGCGATATTGCCGATGTCAGCAACTACGTCCTTTCTCACTATGGCAATTCAGCCGTGAAGGTGACGCCGACCGATGTTGCACGCATCCGGGACGGTGGCGAAAAGCCGATGATTGTCGAACTGGCACCCTTTGCCGGACCGATCGCTGTCGGCGTCGTCGTCTTCGTGATCGCGCTCATCACCTGGCTGGCTTTGCGTCGTCGTTCGCAGCCCGCCCTCGGTTGA